The following coding sequences lie in one Miscanthus floridulus cultivar M001 chromosome 9, ASM1932011v1, whole genome shotgun sequence genomic window:
- the LOC136482230 gene encoding uncharacterized protein, giving the protein MEKARRRHVPAFGEWNYYYSSTSSPEEPAPPHSGAAAAESWWWYAPEPEACSDAWFRYSPPPRRRPPAPNKKKARRPDTAGGGVVVAGAAEHKRAVAAAGTPAKGARRVVVRPVDEDLYRVPPPDDDTAVSRLPRRRKRAARRSLWMGCLGLSCVA; this is encoded by the exons ATGGAGAAGGCTAGGCGGCGGCACGTACCGGCGTTCGGGGAgtggaactactactactcctcgaCGTCCTCCCCAGAGGAGCCGGCGCCGCCGCACTCCGGCGCCGCGGCGGCCGAGTCCTGGTGGTGGTACGCGCCGGAGCCGGAGGCCTGCAGCGACGCCTGGTTCAGGTACTCCCCGCCCCCACGCCGTAGGCCGCCGGCGCCTAATAAGAAGAAGGCGCGGAGGCCGGACACCGCGGGCGGCGGAGTCGTCGTCGCTGGAGCTGCGGAGCACAAGAGGGCGGTGGCGGCAGCGGGCACGCCGGCCAAGGGCGCCCGCAGGGTTGTCGTGAGGCCCGTCGACGAGGACCTGTACCGGGTGCCGCCGCCGGACGACGATACTGCTGTATCTCGCCTTCCAAGGCGGCGG AAGAGGGCGGCGAGGAGGAGCTTGTGGATGGGCTGCTTGGGCCTCAGCTGCGTCGCCTGA